GAGCGAGCGCGGGAAAACCTCCATCCGCACATGGATGCCCGATCAGCACCGTGAATTCTTCGCAGGACTCGAATACCTCCTTGTCGGCTCGTCGGACCGAGCGGGCTGGCCGATCCCTTCGGTCCTGTTTGGCCCGCGCGGATTCGTCTCTTCACCGGATCCAGGACGGCTGCGCATCGAATCGTTACCGAAAACCTTCGACCTGCTCGGAACGAATCTTTCCGTGGGCGCCAGCTTGGGAGTGCTGGGCATAGACCTGACCAATCGTCGGCGAAACCGCATGAACGGAACGCTGATCACCCTCGACCAGACAAGTTTCGAGGTGGCGGTCGTGCAGAGCTTTGGCAATTGCCCTCAATACATCCACACGCGCCATATCAGCGCGGCACCATCCGCTGCGCCGGAGCAACTCGGTCCCGGCGAGGTCGAGGCGTTCGCCGTCTTGGACGATGCGGCACGAGAGCTGATCCGCCAGTCGGCGACCTTCTTCGTCGCCTCATGTGCGGCTTCAGATGACGGATCATCGTTCGATTGCGATATTTCTCACCGCGGCGGTAAGCCAGGCTTCATTCACGTGGCGGATAACCAGATCACCGTTCCGGACTTTGCGGGTAATTCCTTTTTCAACACGCTTGGGAATTTTATGTCCAATCCCAGGGCGGGACTGCTTTTTGTCGACTTTGTCGTCGGCGATGTCCTAATTCTGCACGGGACGATCGAGTTGCTCTGGAATGATCCGCCGATTCAGGGCTTCAAGGGCGCCGAGCGCGCCTGGCGGCTTCATGTCACGGCCGGCCGGAGAGTGCGCGCTGCGGCGATCCCTCTCATCGGAGAGGTGGTCGAATATTCTCCGAGGGCGCTCACCACGGGAGCTTGGCCGAGAGGTGAGCGTTTCCAGTGACCCAACGGAGCTGGGGAGAGCCAGCATGACAGTCTCGAGGCGCCGATGGAGATCGGCAGGGCCAATCTGATCGCGGCCCGACGATTCTAGGGCGATATTCACGGATTGATCGGCCGAATTCAGCTCTCTGGCGCGACTGCCAGAGTTCACCATTTGGGGGCCTGCCAACTGGCGGGTTGAGAAGGCCGTGGAGCTGCCACGGCCTTCCATTCGGAGAAGCTCAGGACATCGTCGGCATCACGAACTCGGCGCCGGCCCGGATGCCGGTCGGCCAACGGGTCGTGATCGTTTTCAGCTTGGTATAAAAGCGAACGCCCTCGGGGCCATGCATGTGATGGTCGCCGAACAGAGAGGCTTTCCATCCGCCGAACGAATGGAATGCCATCGGCACCGGGATCGGTACGTTGATGCCCACCATGCCGACCTGGATCTGATGCGCAAACTCACGCGCCGCATCGCCATCCCTGGTAAAGATTGCGGTGCCGTTGCCGAACTCGTGCTGGTTGATCATGTCGGCCGCCTCGTCATAAGACTTGGCCCGGGCCACCACGAGCACCGGTCCGAAGATCTCTTCGCGATAGATCTTCATGTCCGTGGTCGCGCGATCAAACAGGCTGCCGCCGATGAAGTAGCCCTTCTCGTAGCCCTGGCGATGGAAATCGCGCCCGTCCACAATCAGCTTCGCGCCTTCGTCAACGCCGGCGTCAATATAGCCTCGGACTTTGTCGAGGTGCTGTTTCGTCACCAGCGGGCCCATCTCGGCCTCGGGGTCGGTACCGGGACCAATGTTAAGCGCGCGGACCTTGGGCGCCAGCTTTTCGATCAGACGATCGGCGGTGGTGTCGCCGATCGGAACGGC
This genomic window from Bradyrhizobium sp. 4 contains:
- a CDS encoding pyridoxamine 5'-phosphate oxidase family protein, which translates into the protein MTSLSERSSSPFHQGEIDVQRRVGVADRMSERGKTSIRTWMPDQHREFFAGLEYLLVGSSDRAGWPIPSVLFGPRGFVSSPDPGRLRIESLPKTFDLLGTNLSVGASLGVLGIDLTNRRRNRMNGTLITLDQTSFEVAVVQSFGNCPQYIHTRHISAAPSAAPEQLGPGEVEAFAVLDDAARELIRQSATFFVASCAASDDGSSFDCDISHRGGKPGFIHVADNQITVPDFAGNSFFNTLGNFMSNPRAGLLFVDFVVGDVLILHGTIELLWNDPPIQGFKGAERAWRLHVTAGRRVRAAAIPLIGEVVEYSPRALTTGAWPRGERFQ